The DNA sequence cctgagCTCATTCTTTGCAATTATTCCTTCTTCTCATGCTTGCCCTGAGCTCATTCTTTGCAattattccttcttctcttGCTTGCCCATGGCAAGAACAGCAACGAGCAAATGGACGAGAAGAAGTACTTCCAGAAGGTGCTTGACGACATCGTGAGCCTCAACTCCCTCTTCACTATCGCAGTCTTCATCGGCCTCTCTTTCGCCCAGCCGGGCCAAGTTCAGAGCCTCAACGATGACCCCAGTTGCCACTCGGACACCAATTTACGGAAGCGGCTCGTGGGCTTTGAGATCGCCTCCTTCAGCTGCTTCATCTTTTCCGGTGTCCTCGCGAAGACCGTCAAGATCTTCCTCTACACATCCGAGAACCAGGATGCCCTAgacagagaagagaagagaagcgaGGAGCCCCACAACtcggaagaagagaagcagaagAGTTACCGCAAGGGGCCGAGCCTCATCGGGTTCTATTTGTCAATCTATGGGACCATGCTCGGGTGCTTGCTGCTTCTCCTGGCCATGGTCGACGTCGTCCAGATCAAGCTTGGCCGGCTCTCATGCCACAGCAAGTCCACATTGACCACTGTCTGCGTCATGGTTGTCATCATCGGCCTTAGCCTGCTAATCTTCTTCTTTGCAGTGACCAACGGCGTGAGGATCGCCATGCGAATgaaaaaggacaaagaaaataaacagggcaccgagaaaaaagaaaaaaatatagggAACCGTCCTGTGGGTGCCGTGTAAACGTGTGACGACAAGAGGTGAGAAGTTAATCAATCGGTCAATTTAAAATATGAAGGAACTATCATGTGATATATACCCAGTGAGACCTGTTTAATTAGATGTAGGTTTGTGTTGTGCTAGATATGTGGCAGATCCATTTATGTCATGTTTTAAGTGAGTGTGTTATCTATACCGTGCATTCCATGTTTCTGACGAGTCTTTGGGTGATTTTCGTCTAATCCTCCATATTGACTTACAAAGTTCATGTATCAACGGAAAGTCAACTCTCAGTCAATGCTGAATTTGGTTCACTTCTCCAAATATTCACGAAAAATGTAATACACTATCAGTGCAAAGGAGATTTTACACAGGCGACCTAATCTAAAAGTCAGAGGAAACTTACCAAAAATCTAAACATATTGCGATtacgtcaattcagtccatttggccggccggcGCTAACGGCATTAACATAcacaaattttatttcaaattttttcaaaaaaaatttctatttttctgttagGGCACTTCCGCctgccactaggtgagggcctaCGAGCCCTCGCTTGGATCTAGGCCTTGTCCAATGGCATGTGGCCTCCTTCCGaacctaacaaaaaaaaaagaaaaaaattattaaaaaatctaaaaataataaaattattacaAATTTCCACGTCAAGCTTGCATCAACGTCGACCGGAccaatgaattgaattggaagaattgcaaaaaggtttaggactcaattggtaaaaataaaaaataaaaaagtcttgaactgaattaacaaaactGCAATAATTTAGGACTTCtctggtaattttcccaaaagttaGAATTACTCACTCTTCTGAATAGATTATATACAAGACCGCTTCTGTAAATTCATTTTTACACTCAGTAAAATATTCTATAATTACTGTTACTGTCCAtccatttggaaaaataaaaacattatttGAGACTCCGTCTCCCTTTCTTGTTTGCGTTCATATCCGAGGAGAGCTGGTGATTAATTCCATAACCAACGGGAAGAAAAACAGGGGCAACGCTGTCTCCATGAAGGGAGGGATGTGACAGAATGAGCTGCCCTATCGCTTTCAATCAATCTATTACAACTTGGTCAGAAGATTTTTACCTTGACATTTAATCAGTTATAAGTAGCGAGATTAACAAGAGCAATATTAATTATGTGGGTAGTACAAATTGGCTTCTTAATAAGAAAAGGTCTAAATGTCTTTTTGAACAAGCAAGAATCATAGGGAAGTGATTGGCTTTTTTAAAATGCTGGAATTTCAAAAGAGACGCCGGTAGTATAAAGAAAAACCTTTTATAGACGGACTTAGTATGAAGGCATGTGACAGGTATTTAAATAGCTACATACCATGAAATATAAGCATGTCATGATattatccttttttctttttgtgtgtgtgaCGGATATATTTCGTGATTGTACCATCGATCAATGTTTGACTCATAGTGTTCATTAATATTTAATAGCCAGCGTTGATGTcgcatcttcttcctttggcctattgaagcaaaaaagaaaaagaaaaaaaagagaggagaaaaccCTAGTTTTGGCTGCGGACTTTTGAAAATTGCGAATAACATGCTGTTGCAAAGCTTTATTTAGCTCTTTCTAATTACATATATTTCAAAGCTAGAAAAGGTCCACAGAAAATATGATAAATGATCAAAGTTTCGGCCTCAAAATTAGGGTTTGCAATTACTCACAAACAGAACATTCATTTTATAGCAAATTTCGTATGGTTATTTCTGGATATCATATTATAATCGACATGTCAGCAAGCCAATGTCGACGGGGTAATGACAGTACTAATCACGCTAGCGTCATCAGTATTTCGTAGCCCGACACGTGATATAGCGTCAACTTCTTGTCGAGAGTCATCCGCCACGTCACCTAGCCTCTCTACCAGTGCATAGTCACTGGTCAGCACCCATCAACTTGCGACGTGTGGCATTCACTAACTGACACTGCAAATGTCGGCATCTTCGTCCTTTGGCCTATGGAAGCTAAAAAACATAGAAAACCTTTGTGTTTCAGGATTTTAGATCTCGAGCTACAAAAGTCCAAGGACTGCGAAGTATTATGTTGTTGCAAAGCTCTTTTCACACTCTTTCTAACCATTTAAATTTCGGAGCTAGAAAAGATCCACAGAAAATAcgataaataatcaaaatttttcccCCTGAAATTATGGTCTGCAATTATTCACAAGCCACATATCCAATTTATACCGTATTCCGGGGCATGTTATTGTGCTATCATATGTATCAGCAATATGACCTTTTGTGCATCCAAACAACTATCTGTCAAATAAGTCATTTTACATCATAGTTGCTCAAAAACGAAAATTTTGATCATATACTTAGAAAGATGGCGACATGGCAAATTAAAGGTTAGAGAAAGGAACTTCTGTGGACACTGACCATGTGAGCCTAACTTGTTGGAACCAAAAGAATAACAATAAGCTTTGGAAGCTTGGAATAAGAGCACGATAGAAATTGAAGGAAGAACTTCTTATTGAGATTATTTTGAGGGATGTGCTTGTGGCTTGATTTATAACTCATCATCACATTCCTTTATACAGGAATCGGATCTTACAAACGCTTATGATTGCCTTTAATGAAGAAAACATAACAATGACACATCATTAATAATAACAACTTAAACAGCTTAATCTGTCTAAGGAAACGAAACCATGTTGAAGTCTTTATGGCTCTTTCCTTAATGCTCGCATTTTTCTCGTCCATCAACCGGCGTGCTCAACATCAGAAATaaacaattttatattattcgaACACAACTAACATCAACATTAGACCCACCTAATCTAATGGTTGATGTGAGTTGGGTTCATATGCACGTGATGCAATTAATATTATACCGAGGGACACACGTTCCTTCAAACCATGCATAATAAACAGAATGGAAAAGCTAGCGGTCGAGAAGAAGTACTTCGAGAAGGTGCTTGACGACATCGTGAGCCTCAACTCCCTCTTCACCGTTGCCGTCTTCATCGGCCTCTCTTATGCCCAGCCGGGCCAAGTTCAGAGCCTCGCCGATGACCCCAGTTGCCACCCGGACACCACTATGCGCAGGCGGCTCGTATACTTTGAGATCGCCTCCTTCAGCTGCTTCATCTTTGCTGGCTTCCTCGGCAAGGCTGTCAAAATCTTCCTCTACACCTCCGAGAAGCAGGATGCCCTAGACAGAGAAAACGCGGACCCCTCCACCTTGGATAAGGGAAGGGGAAGCCCCTCCGCAAGTGGAAGAGCCTCCTCGGGTTCTATTCTTCGATCTACGGGACCATGCTCGGGTGCCTGCTGCTGCTCCTGGCCATGATCGAAGTCATCCAGATCAAGCTTGGCCGGCTCTCATGCCACGGCAAGTATACAGTCACCACTGTCGCCATCATGGTCGGCATCATCGGCCTTAGCCTGCTGATCTTCTTCTTTGCAGTGACCAACGGCCTGAGGATTGCCTACGCGGAacttaaaaagaataaagaaaaaaaaatagggcaCCGTCCCGCATGTGCCTGAGAATGTCCACGACAAGAGGTAAGAAGTTAATCAATAAGGCTATCTAAAATGTGCAGGAACCATCACTTTACATATATCCAGTGAGACGTGCTCTATTGGATGTAGGTTTGTGTCGGGTTCGACATGTCAGAGGTCCATATATGTCATGTTTTAAGCGAAGGTGTTATCTTTATCATGCATTCCATGTTTCTTGTGAGTCTTTGGGTGATTTTCGTCGTATTCAAATTGTTGTCCCACGTCACTTAGCAACGAGTTCTATATGCTCTTTATTTTCATGTAGCTTCCATCTAGCTATTAGTTTAAGCTTTCgaattggactttctaacataatATCAGAGCTAGTGTTATCCATTTCGCGAATGTACTTATATTTGCACATAGGAACTTTTAGGATagtatcaaacacatttttgcGCTTTTTCTAATCCGGGAATAGAAACTTTGCCCATTTACCAAACGTGTTCTTTTGCTCAGAAATTATTGCtaggaacaaaatcagaaaaaaaaaaatcgtttctACTCAGGAATTGTTCCTGAGAACGGAATTCTTATCAAGCATGCTCTTAATTACTCTATCAACCCTTTATGGATGAAGTCTTGGTCTATTATTGGACAATCACATCGGACAGTTATGACGAGCACCATGTATCTCACGAACTATGTTTATCAACTTTGGGTGAGTTATTTCTAGAggaaattataagaaaaaagtcataaacctattatatttgtgccaGTTTAGTCATAATCTTTCATTTGTGCTAACTgagccaaaatatttttgataatttttcaatttagtcctttcggtcaattttatTTGATATTTGCTAATATGGACATTGGCCGTCTTGTGTGGCACGGCCGACATTAACATGGACAATtccaattttcaagaaaaatcgaatgtcttaaatatatttttttttattaattttcttttctttactttttccttctttctccaacGGTTGCCAAGCCTCGGCGACCGGCCACAGGAGAGGACTAGCTTGATAAGTGCTTGCATCTAGCAACTTAATTTCTTAAGTAAGCCAAAGTTGTCATACTTTTGATATGGATTTCAAGGATCAACTACATTGATCTAGGGTTTCATTTCACCCACAATtaaataagcaaaaagaaaaagactatGTCGTGTCGGTGGAAGCCCTAGTCCCTAGCAACTGATTAACCAGTAAATTGCAACATAGATGTACGTGATTTCAGTTTCCTTAAAACGACTATGCACGACCCACATAAATAACGTCGTCGTCTTTCATCTGTAAAGAAAAGAGACAGAACTGTCATTTTCTAATGACCAAGACCacaaaagtcttggtcttctaTTATTATTTCTTACCTTGAATCTGTGAAGGACCCTTCTAGGATGACCGTCCATTATCATttaacaataacaaaaaaaattatgaaactttttttgtggTAAGCTTAACATGGTCACACTATCAAAGCTTTTTCTAACCTGTGAATCTTCATGAACACATGTGAAAAATAGAATAACGAGCATGGTCTGCAAGGTTAATTTGAGTGAAATATGCTTAGATTTGAACGTATCCTTCGTTGGGTTTGAACCAAGAGTTTAATCACTCGACCAATCCCCGTATGGATGAACTCCTGGTCTCTTATAAATAATTACATCCAATAGTTACGAGTGACTTTTTTCAGATGGGCACCATTTATGTCGTGAACCAATAACCATGCCCGTCGCCTTTGATCAAGACATTACTAGATGAATTATGCTACAAAATGTTTGTTGAAAATTCTCAAGGGGTGATACGAATAGTTAAACAATTGGTTCGTATGTGCAGATTTAGCGATCAAACCATAACATGTTCCGCTCATGATAGTTTCGGAAACTCCAACCGCCGGTTTGTGTGTAGTCTCTTACAAGTGCACGTCGTCGAGTCAGAAAAGTTCGGATATATCATGCATGTGGACATATGCCGAGCCTTCGCGGAACCCAGTCCGACCGTCGGAGTCCCAACATAGGCCTGGGCCCCGGGTGCCAATGTCCGAGGCTCGGCCGTCGAGGTCCCGAGCCAGGCACCAGGGTCTTGGGCTCGGCCTCAAGGCACCTAAGCCTCATCTTGGGAATTTTGAGCTCGATCTCGAGGGACCGTGGCCCCAGGATGGGGGTCCAAGGCCTGGCCTTAATGAACCCAGGCCCAGACAAGCTCagattctttatttattttttcccttatttcttcttctccttcggcCTGTCGCCGGCCACAGGCGAGGCCTTACGTCGCCGGCTTCGAGAAAGGCTCGGCTCCTGGCCTCACGCTAGGACGAGGACGAACCTCTGCCACCGCCGCCGACAAAGCCAATTAGATTCGTGCCTTCTCCCTCTTCCTTGACGAGGGAGATTGAGTCGTGGGCGCAACCGACGTGGCAGCTGCCGGTGCAGGTGAGCAAATCGGGCAAGAGGCGTTCAGGGTGAGCAAGCCGGCGCACCCAGGGAGGTTGACGGCTGCAGTTCGACGAGGCAAGAAGGCGGGTGAGTCTGCTTTTTGGACGACGCCAATCTGAGCTTTTCTCTACTTGCTCTGTTGCGGGACGTGGCAGGGCTCAAAACCCTCCAACATGGCCGAGAGATCAAGaactgaagagagagaaaggaaagataGAGAGAGTGTGAATTATGGaagatatagagagagaaaatccgaattttttaaaaacaataaaaaatgaaaagaaaaaacaaaaaaaatataaaatcattGAATGTTGTGCatggagaaaaattaaattcaatttttcacgTCAaataacggaaaatattttttgagtctttttcttatttcaatcaaatataaaaaaatatagtcattttttggaaaatgactttgcaaaaaatattttttaaaaacgattcaTTTTTCCCGGAATAAATAAAGCACAAGCTTAGGTTCTACCACCAATGATAACATAAGAAAATTTTCTCATGTTATCATCGCTCTCCCTTAAAGGCTACCATAATGTCATTGGATCCTCCGGCAAGATAACAAACCAACGAAAAATTCCTCTCCAACCTCAACCTAAGCTCTCTTTCATGGCTGACAGCAAGAACAGCAAACCCGCGGTGGAAGAAGGTGAAGAGGAGGGAGTGGACGAGAGGAAGTACTTCCAGAAGGTGCTCGACGATGTCGTCAGCCTCAACTCCCTCTTCACCGTCGCCGTCTTCGTCGGCCTCTCCCTCGCCCAGCCGGGCCAGGTTCAGAGCCTCGAGGACGACATCACTTGCCACCCGGACGCCAAGATACGCAAGCGGCTCGTGGGCTTCGAGATCGTCTCCTTCAGCTGCTTCGTCTTCTCCGGCTTCCTCGCCAAGACCGTCAAGATCTTCCTCTACATCTCCAAGAAGCGGGAGGGCTTACCCGGCGCCGCCGTGAAGAGCCCGCACCGCCAGTGGAAGAGCCTCGCCGGGTTCTATCTGTCAATCTACGGGACCATGGTCGGGTGCCTGCTGCTGCTCCTGGCCATGGTCGGCGTAGTCCAGATCAAGCTCGGCCGGCTCTCGTGCCACAGCGAGTTCGCAGTCAGCACCGTCTCCGTCATGGTCAGCACCATCGGCCTCGGCCTGCTGATCTACTTCACCGTGGTGACCTACGGCCTGGTGTTCACCGCCAGGAACGCTCCACCGCCGCCCCAAGGCAAGGCGGCAGAGACCGGAAAGGGCGTTGCCGTCGCGGTTGGGAAGGAGTGACGACGAGAGGCGAGAGGCGAGAGGTCAATTAGAAGGGCAACCTAAAAGTTCGATGGACTTATCATGTAACATATGTCCAGTGAGACGATCTATCTTAGGTCCATGTATGTACGTTGTGTCTTGACTCACCGAGTGCAATTTTGATTACTTCTCGAAACGTTCATAGAGAAAAACAGAGTACTCATCACCTACAATTTTATGCAAACACGGCCTGATCCACCCTTGATTTGAGGATTACCACGGAAATCATATgcaaccaaaattgatcgatatGTTTCTTCAAAACAAACGAACTACGAAACATAAATCATTGATCAACTAAGTCATCTCGAGAGTTTGcttagaaaataagaaagaaaaatctcgTGTAGTGATCATAGAATTAGGTTTAATCCTATTCATGATAATACCACaaatatttcaaccaaaaaaaaaagttggaaagaaCTCTCAATTTGATGATTATGACTCTTACTTTTCTCGAATCAATGATATAAAAGATCGCTCGAGTAAGATATGTTTTCAAACCAGCagagaattttttatatttactgTTACTCTTAATCCATTTCGAAAAACACAAAATAGAGCGCATGATTACACTTTTAGAGTGGAATTTATATTTCAGAAGTGTTTCTAGGATAGAAATCTACTTGGTAACGCAACTTgtagagtagaaatccgtttcgTTACgcaatttctagagcagaaattcatttgattacgtagcttcattttttacttctggagcatttttttttttactccagaAGTAATTTTAGaaccgattaaaaaaaattacttctcccaaaaagttagaaaaatcaacttctactcaaaatcaaaaataaaaaaaattaacttttagtcagaaattgatttctaaaataaaaGTATCGATATATGCGCAAGACTCTGAGCTcgccaaaaataagaaaaataaaactacaGGCTGCTGGTGATTAATTCCTTTATTAATGGGAAATAGAAAGCAGTGCCGGTGCTGGCTCCGCCAAAGACCGGAGGGGACAGATGATGCTCCAGCCACAACTTTCTCCATGGGCTGCCTGCCCACTTACgtctctttcaatcttttcacGGCTCGTCATACTTTAGCGATTAATCAAAAATAGATCTGACTAGTTATAAGTAGCCAGATAAACAAGAGCGAAATATCTTACACGGGGTTATATATCTCACTTTTGATTCGTATGATAGGTTTCACCTCATTAAGGATGCCAACACATAGAGTTAATGTAGCTATATCATGCAGTTAATATCAGAACGGACTAAGtcaaaatgtaaaatattttgaattaatcTATTGTTATTtcatgtcaaaaaagtcttaaatctattacatttgtaacaattcaatcatgaacttttcaatttgatcaatttattcttaaacatcttcacgttttgctaattgagtctatctggcCAATTTAAGCCAAAAATTACTAGTATAAACATTAGCCGTCTTATGTGACATGGCTAGTGCTAATGTGaacctttttttataatttttttttttggatttcttattcttttccttcttcttctttttccactaTGGCTAGTAATGGTTGTCAGAGCTAGCCGACCACTAGACGAGGGTTGCGGCCTCACCCAAGCCAACCTCGCCATGGCCTAGCCGACCGCAAGGCTAGGGCCGCCTTCACCGGTGGCCGGTGAGGACACGGCCGCTTTGCCCACAGCTGCCTGCGCCTTACCCTAACCATCACCATGTAGCCTAAGGGCCTCGCCGACCGCAAGCGAAGGTGACCATCTCCTCATTAGCCGCAAGCAAGCCTATCTTCGCCCGTGGCCACTCGCATCTCGCCTAGGCCAAGAGCAAAGAAATATGAACCTACCTTATCTAAGATTTCCTAACCAAAACCTAGTTTTTGGGAGTAATATTCTCCCGGATACTCCAAATTACATGTATAGAAAAAGAGGAAGGTCCTTCGTTTGCAGTCGCTGAGGCCAGAGTGGCCTCATAAACAGGGAGAATgttaaatgccaaaaaaatcataaatctattgtaattgtataaattcaatcctaaatttttatttttttcttttgtcaattgagttcttaacattttgcatttgtgtcaaatcagtccatttgaccaacTTTGGATACAATGTCGTGAGCAAATttaaataatgttttaatattttttaattctttttgttcttctccttcttcctctagccgattGCGAGGTCGGCGACTAGCCAAAAGCGAGGGCGACCTTGCCCAAGGACGGCGAGGGCAAGGCCGGCCCTTGCCTCTGG is a window from the Rhodamnia argentea isolate NSW1041297 chromosome 8, ASM2092103v1, whole genome shotgun sequence genome containing:
- the LOC115755296 gene encoding uncharacterized protein LOC115755296 encodes the protein MADSNEQMDEKKYFQKVLDDIVSLNSLFTIAVFIGLSFAQPGQVQSLNDDPSCHSDTNLRKRLVGFEIASFSCFIFSGVLAKTVKIFLYTSENQDALDREEKRSEEPHNSEEEKQKSYRKGPSLIGFYLSIYGTMLGCLLLLLAMVDVVQIKLGRLSCHSKSTLTTVCVMVVIIGLSLLIFFFAVTNGVRIAMRMKKDKENKQGTEKKEKNIGNRPVGAV
- the LOC115755297 gene encoding uncharacterized protein LOC115755297 — encoded protein: MEKLAVEKKYFEKVLDDIVSLNSLFTVAVFIGLSYAQPGQVQSLADDPSCHPDTTMRRRLVYFEIASFSCFIFAGFLGKAVKIFLYTSEKQEGKGKPLRKWKSLLGFYSSIYGTMLGCLLLLLAMIEVIQIKLGRLSCHGKYTVTTVAIMVGIIGLSLLIFFFAVTNGLRIAYAELKKNKEKKIGHRPACA
- the LOC115755298 gene encoding uncharacterized protein LOC115755298; translated protein: MADSKNSKPAVEEGEEEGVDERKYFQKVLDDVVSLNSLFTVAVFVGLSLAQPGQVQSLEDDITCHPDAKIRKRLVGFEIVSFSCFVFSGFLAKTVKIFLYISKKREGLPGAAVKSPHRQWKSLAGFYLSIYGTMVGCLLLLLAMVGVVQIKLGRLSCHSEFAVSTVSVMVSTIGLGLLIYFTVVTYGLVFTARNAPPPPQGKAAETGKGVAVAVGKE